GCTCACCGGGCTCCCGGGGGAGGCGGGAAGGATCACCGCCGTCTACGCGGACGGCGTCGCGACGGCGGAGGGGTCCTTCCTGTCGCGATCCAACGAACCGCCCGCCGCAGACCCCTCGGCCAGGCGCTCCAGGACCAACTCGCCGTCGGCGCGACGGCGGCCGCAGTACGAGCTGCTGTGCGCGAGGACCCCCGGATCGTGCTCGCTCTCCCGATCGACGTCGGCTGGCTGCGCAGCGACCTGGTCGGCCGTCTCTTCGAAGAACTGGGCCCGGCACCCGGTATGAAGGCCATCATGCTCGGCGGCCGGCTGGCCCCCGGACACCCGGTCGCGGAGACCCAGGAGGCCGCCTCCGCACCGCCCGGCCGCTACTGAGCGTGACGTTCGGCAGCCAGAGCCGTTGGCTGGACACACCCGCGCGCGTCCGGTCCCGTACATCGACTACGCCGCGCTCCGACCTCGGTGGGCGGCGATCAGATCCCGGTACCAGGCGTACGACGCCTTGGGCGTGCGCGCCTGGGTCTCGAAGTCGACGTGGACCAGGCCGAAGCGCTGGTGGTAGCCCTCGGCCCATTCGAAGTTGTCGAGCAGGGACCAGGTGAAGTACCCGCGGACGTCGACGCCCTGCTCGACGGCGGCGGCCACCGCGCGGAGGTGCCCGTCGAGGTAGTCGATCCGGGCCCGGTCGTGGATCCGGCCGTCCTCGGGCTCGTCGGCCACCGAGCAGCCGTTCTCGGTGATGGTGACGGGCGGCAGGGCCTCGCCGTACACCTCGTGGAGGTGGACCAGGAGTTCGCGCAGGCCGTCGGGGACGACCGGCCAGCCGAAGGCGGTGCGGGGGACGCCCTCGATCGGGGCCTCGGCGAAGGGGAGGCCGGGGTCGGTGGGGGCGGCGATGAGGGTCGGGTTGTAGTAGTTGACGCCGAGTCCGTCCAGCCCGGGCTCGGCGATGAGCTTGAGGTCTCCCGGACGGACGGCGCCGCCCAGGTCCTCGGTGACGCCGAACGCCGACAGGTCGGGGTAGCTCCCCCGCAGCAGCGGATCGGTGAACAGCCGGTTGTGCAGGGCGTCGTAGGCGGTGGCGGCCTCGACGTCGGCAGGGTCGTCGGAGGCCGGCCGGACCGGGGTGAGGTTGTTGGCGATCATCACCTCCAGGCCGCGCTCGCGCAGCACCGCGGCGGCCAGCCCGTGGCCCAGCAGCTGGTGGTGGGCGGTGGGCAGGGCGTCGAGCAGCAGGGTGCGGCCGGGGGCGTGGATGCCGAGCGCGTAGCCGTAGACCATGTGCACGAAGGGCTCGTTGAGCGTGATCCAGGCCGGCACGCGGTCGCCGAGCCGGTCCGCGACCACCGCCGTGTACTCGGCGAACCGGTGCGCGGTGTCGCGGTTCAGCCAGCCGCCGTCGTCCTCCAGGGCCTGCGGGAGGTCCCAGTGGAAGAGGGTGGGCACCGGGGTGATGCCGGCCGCCAGCAGGGCGTCGACCAGCCGGTCGTAGAAGGCGAGCCCGCGCGGGTTGACCGGGCCCGAACCCGTCGGCAGCACCCGCGGCCAGGCGATGGAGAAGCGGTAGCCGTCCAGGCCCAGGTCGCGCATCAGGGCGATGTCCTCGGGATACCGGTGGTAGTGGTCGCAGGCCACCGCTCCCGTGTGCCCGTCGCGGACGGCCCCCGGCCGTTCACAGAACGTGTCCCACACCGACCGGCCGCGGCCGTCCTCGTCCACCGCGCCCTCGATCTGGTACGCGGCGGTGGACGCGCCCCAGCGGAAGCCCAGGGGGAGATCGTGACGATTGGCCATGAGAGTCCTTCCCGGAAGGGACACGCAAAATGCGAGGGGTGCTCATGTTAGTGAACCGGCTCCGAGGTATCCAGAGACCTCCGGGCCCGGTCGCCCCGTCCGGAGCTCGACCCGGTCGTCGACCTCCGGCCGGGCGGGGCCGACGGGTCCCGGTCAGCCCGCGGCGGGGCGGGCGCTCGCGGGGCGGGGGGTGGCGAGGGTGTGGACGGCCCGGCGGTCGAGCTTGCCGGAGCCGGTGAGCGGCAGCTCGGGGACGACCTGGTACCGGTCCGGGACCATGTAGCGGGGCAGGACGGCCATGGCGTGCTGCCGCAGGACCGCGGCCGGCTTCTCGGGGGCGTCGTCGGCCATCACCACGCAGGCGACGAAGAACTGGGCGCCGGCCAGGGTGGTGACGACGGTGACGGCGGCGTCGCGGACGAGTTCGTGGGTGCGCAGGGCCGCCTCCACCTCGCCGAGTTCGATGCGGAAGCCACGGAGCTTGACCTGCTGGTCGTTGCGGCCGAGGTACTCGAAGGAGCCGTCGGGCAGCTTCCGGGCGAGGTCGCCGGTCCGGTAGTACCGGCGCGGTCCGGCCGGGCCGTCGAGCGTGACGAAGCGCTCGGCGGTGAGCTCCGGCCGGTTGAGGTAGCCGACGGCTACGCCACTGCCGGCGATGAGGAGTTCGCCGGTCTCACCGTCGGCGAGGGGTTCGAGGTCCTCGTCGCGGATCTCCAGGCCGAGGTGCGGCAGCCCGGCGCCGATCGGTGAGCGCACAGCACCGTCGAAGTCGGTCCCGGTGAGAACGCGGTGGGTGGCGTACACCGTGGTCTCGGTCGGGCCGTACATGTTGACCGCGGTGGGGGCGGTGCCGGGATACGCCTTGAGGAAGGCGCCGACGGTATCGAGGTCGATGCTCTCGCCGGCGAACACCAGGTAGCGCAGGGCGAGTTCGGGGCGGTCGGCGTTCTCGTAGGCCATCGCCAGGGAGCGGAAGACCGAGGGGACCTGGCCGAGGACGGTGACCTTCTGAGCGGCCAGCAGGTCGAGGAAGTCGGTGGGCGACTGGGCGATGCGCAGCGGGACGGTGACGGCGGTGGCGCCGGTGGCCATGGAGGCCCAGAACTCCCAGACGGAGACGTCGAAGCTGAACGAGTGGAAGAGCGCCCAGCGGTCCTCGGGCCCGACCTCGAAGAGCGGCAGTGCGCCGCGCAGCAGTTCCAGGACGTTGCGGTGGGTGACCACGCAGCCCTTCGGGTTGCCGGTGGAGCCGGAGGTGTAGATGACGTAGGCGGGTTCGTCACCGGAGAGGTCGAGGCCGGGCGGCACCGGGAGGTCGGCCTCGTCGCTGTACGGGGCGACCACCCGGACACCGGTGAGTCCGCGGTCGGCGGCCTGGTCCGCGCGGCCGACCAGGGTGGTGATGCCGGCGTCGGCGACCATGTAGCGCAGGCGTTCCTGCGGGTAGGTGGGGTCGAGCGGAACGTAGGCGGCGCCGGCCTTCATGACGGCGAGGATGCCGACCGGGATGTCCGCGGAGCGTTCGAGCAGCAGGCCGACCAGGTCGCCGGGGCGGACGCCGTCGCGGACCAGCAGGCCCGCCAACCGGTCGGAGGCGACGTCGAGTTCGGTGTAGCTGAGGGTACGGCCGTCGTCGTGGACGGCGGGGGCGTCGGCACGGGCGGCGGCGACCCGGCGGAAGAGCTCGGGCAGCGAGGTGGCGGTGGACAGGTGGGGCCGCGGATCGGTGGCGGGTACGGCGTTCATCGGGTGCTTCTCGCAGTCTGTCGAGGAAGTCGAGGGCGGGGAGGGCGAAGACGGAGACAGGGGCGGTCAGAGCGTGCGGACCAGGTCGGCGAGGGTCTTGGCGAGTCCCCGGGCGAAGTCCGCCGGCACCGCCGTCGAGAGGGAGTTGACGACGATGCGCAGGCCGCCGCCGGGGGTGGGCCAGATCTCGGTCTGCAGCTCGGCGGGGATTCCCAGGTAGGGCAGTCGGCGGAACCCGGTCCGGGCGTCGCCGAGTTCGAGCCGGGCGGGGACGTTGTCCTGGAGGGCGAGGATGGTCTGGAACAGCGGGGCGCGCGCGGACCTCGGGGGGTTGACGGCGCGGACCACCTCGTCGAGGCCGACGTCCTGGCAGGAGAGGGCCTGCCGGATCCGGCGTCCGCTCTCGGCCACGGCCACCGCGGTGTCCTCGGCGAGGGCGGCGCCGGACAGCCGGACGGCCACCATGCCGATGTGGCAGCCGACCACCGGTTCGATCCGGGTGTCGATCCGCTGGGCCACCGGTACACCGACGGCGAAGTCGTCCTGTCCGGTGGACTCGACGAGGGCTCGGCCGTAGCAGGTGAGCAGCACGGCGAAGCGGGTGAGCCCGGCCGCGTCGGCCGCGCGGTCGAGCCCGGCGAGTTGGTCGGCCGCCAGGTCGATCTCGACGCGGCGTACCCGGGGGCGGCCCTGGTCGGGTATGCCCGGGAAGGTCAGGTCGGGCACGCCACGCAGGGCGGCGGCGGCCGCTTCCCGCTGGGCGTCGAGGTCGGCGGCGTCCAGGTGGGCCGCACGGATCGACCACGCCTCCGCCGCGGTGGGGACGGGCGCCCAGGTCGGCGCGCGACCGGCCCGGCGAGCGGTGTAGGCGGTGGCGAGGTCCGCGGCGAGGACCGACTCGGACCAGCCGTCGAAGGCGATGTGGTGGACGGCGTACGCGAGGACCGTGGGGCCGGCGTCGGTCGGGGCGACGACGGCGTGCCAGAGACGTCCTTCGACCGGGTCGAGCGGGGCGGACAGGGCGGCCCGCGCCGCGATGAGGGCGCTCTGGACCGTGGGGGTGGACGGCTGGTGGGCGGCTCGCGGCGCGGTGGTCCCGCCGGGGACGCTGGAGGTGCGGCCGCGGCCCGGCAGGTAGCGCGAGTCGAGGGCCTGGTGGCGGTGGTGGACGTCGGCGAGCGCGAGGTCGAGGGCCGCGCCGTCGAGCGGGCCGTCGACGACCCAGGCGGCGAGGCAGTGACCGGTGCGGTCCTCGGGATCGAGGAGGTGGCGGGTGAGGAAGCCGGCCTGGACGGAGGTCAGCGGGAGCTCGGCGGGGGTGTCCGCCGCCGCCTGGGGCGCGCCGTCCGGTTCGGTCCGGCGCAGCCAGTCGGCCAGGGCCAGGGCGGTGGGGTTCCGGACCAGGCCGGAGACGGGAACGGGCCGCTCCAGCGCCGCGGCGAGGCGGGCGCAGATCCGCCCGGCGCCGAGCGAGGTGCCGCCGAGGGAGGTGAACGCGGCGTCGACGGGCGCGGCCGGAAGGCCGAGCACGGCGGCGAAGGTCTCGGCGACCAGGTCGGTCAGCGGGTCGCCGGACGGGGTGGCGGGGCCCGTGGCGACCGGCTCCGCCGCGTCGGGGAGCAGGGCGAGCAGCGCGTGCTCGTCGAGCTTTCCGTTGCTCGTCAGCGGGAAGTCCGCGACGGGGACGAGGTGTTCGGGCAGGTGGTAGTGGACCAGGTGCGGCCTGAGGGTGTCCAGGGCGCCGTCGAGCGGGTCGCCGCCGCGGTGCGGCTGGGCGAAGGCGGCGAGGGCTCGGCAGGTGCCGGCCCCGTCCCGGACGGCGAGGACGACGCAGCGCCGGACCGGGGTGAGCAGGTCCTCGATCTGTCGCTCGACCTCGGCCGGTTCGATCCGGTGGCCGCGGATCTTGACCTGGCGGTCGGCGCGCCCCCGGTAGTGCAGGAGTCCGTCCTCGTCCCAGGCGGCGAGGTCGCCGGTGCGGTACACCCGGACCGGCTGTCCGTCCACGAGGACCTCGGTGAACTTCTCGGCGGTCAGCTCGGGTCGGCCGAGGTAGCGGAGGGCGAGGCCGTCACCGGCGATGCACAGCTCGCCGACCTCTCCGACCACGCACGGGCGGTCGCCGTCGAGGATGTGGATCTGTGTGTCCGGGGCCGGGCTGCCGATGGGGATGCCGTTCGGGCGGTCGCAGTCCTCGGGGGCGATCCGGTGGGTGGTCGCGAAGACGGTGCTCTCGACCGGCCCGTAGCCGTTGATCAGGGCGGTGTCGGGCTGCCGTTCGAGGAAGCGGCGGACGTGCGGCGCGGATACCCGCTCGCCGCCGATCATGACCTGACGCAGGCCCAGCAGGGCGTCCGGGTCCTCGTCCACGATCATGTTGAACAGGCTGCTGGTGAGCCAGACCGTGTCCGCCCCGCGCTCGGCCACCGCGCCGCGCAGCAGGTCGGGCGACAGGTACGGCTCGTCGACGATGAGCGAGGTGCCGCCGTTCAGCAGGACCGACCACAGTTCCAGCGAGTAGCCGTCCCACGGCACGGGCGCGGCCTGCGGCATCACCGTGTCGGAGTCGAAGCGGGCGAAGCCCCCGGGGCGGAACAGCCGGACGGTGGCCCGGTGGGGCGTCACGACGCCCTTGGGGCGCCCGGTGGTGCCGGAGGTGAAGAAGACGCAGGCGGGGTCACCGCCGTCGACCGCCTCGGCCCGGAAGCCGGCACCGGCCCGGCCGTCGACGGCCGCCAGGCCTCCGGCCGGCGGCGACCAGAGCGGTACCGGCACGGGCAGGTCCACGGGGTCGGCCGCGACCAGCAGCTTGGCGTCCAGCTGGGTCAGCACGTCCTGGACGCGGGTGGCCGGCCAGCCGCCGTCGATCAGCGCGTAGGCCGCGCCGAGCTTGAGGACGGCGAGCACGGCGGCGACCAGTTCGGTGCTGCGCGGCAGCCGGATCGGCACCAGATCACCCCTGCCGATGCCGCGGGCCGCCAGCTCTGCCGCGTAGGCGTCGGAGGCCCGGTCGAGGAGGCCGTAGTCGACCGTCCGGTCACCGTGGACCAGGCAGGGGGCCTCGGGGCTGGTGGCCGCGATCCGCTGGACGATGCCGTGGATGCTCTCACCCTGCGGGTAGGGGGCGGAGGTCGCGTTCCAGCTCGGGTTGGGCAGCATGCGGCGTCGTGTCCTTGGGTCCGAGACGGCCGGGTGGCGGTCGAATGACGATCGGTCGGTCGGTGACGGTCGGCCGGCCGGCCGGTGACGGTCGGTCGGTGACGGTCGGTCGGTGAACGGTGCTCAGGCTGCTCAGGCCGCTCAGGCCGCCGGCTGCGGCGCCGGGCCGGCGTGCAGGCGCTCGGCCGAGCGGGCGAGCGGCGGGCAGGCGAGGCCGGCGGCCAGCAGCAGTCCGGCCAGCGCGATCCAGCCGAGCCGGCCCTGACCGACGGCGAGCACGGTCACCAGGTACGGTCCGGCGGTCTGCTGCAGGCCTCGGCCGAGCGCGAAGACGCCCTGGTACTCGCCCTGCTTGCCGGGCGGCGGCAGGTGCAGCGACAGGCCCCAGGAGCCGGCCGCCTGGCTGAGCTCGCCGAGGACGAGCACGGCGGTGCCGATCAGCAGCAGCGGCACCGCGACCGCGGCCGACGCGCCCTGGGTCAGGGCGAAGACCAGACAGCAGCCGGCCAGCAGCAGCCCGGAGCGGCGCAGCATCCTGGCGGCGCCCATGCCGGTCTCGGCGCCGCGGCTGGCGGCGACCTGGAAGGCGATCACCAGGACGGTGTCGAGCACCAGCAGCAGCGAGTTGACCGGGCTCGGGGCGCCGGTCCGGCTGATGATCCACAGCGGTAGGGCGACGGTGAGGATCGGCTGGTAGAGCTCCAGCACGCCGCACAGAAGCGCGAGCGAGACGAAGCGGCCGTCCCGCAGGCCGGAGCGGGGTGTGCGCTCCGGCTCCGCCGTCCCGGCCGCTGCGGCGGCGCGGCGCGGCAGCCGGGAGGTGATCAGAGCGCAGCCGGCGTGTGCGGCGGCCGTCAGCAGCATGGCCGCGTAGAACGCGCTCCGGGTGCCCACGGCCAGGGCCCCGCCGGCGATCGCGGCGCCGAGCATGAAGCCGAGGTTGAACAGGCTGCGCATCTGTGCGGAGACCCGTACCCGCTGGTCCGCGCTGAAGACCTCGTGGGTGAGGGCCATCCGCAGCGGGTGGGAGGAGGTCTCGCAGATCGAGATCAGCGCGGCGAGCACGACGAACCCGGTGAATCCGCCGACCCCGCAGTAGCCGGCGAACAGCACGGCCAGCGCCGCGTAGCAGCCGAGCAGCGGGAGGCGGGCGCCGTGGCGGTCGGCGAGCCGGCCGATCGGGACCGTCAGCAGCAGGCCGGCGAGTCCGGCCGCGGAGAGGCCGAGGCCGACCTGGCCGGCCGTCAGGCCGACGGTGCTACGGAAGAAGATGGCGCTGGAGCTGAGGAAGAGTCCGAAGCCGATGGACTGCACCACCGTCAGGACGGCCAGCCGGCGGGCCGGGCCGCGCTCGGGGACGAGCTGCGCCGCCCAGGTCCGGACCGCTCCGGCGATCGTGTTGCTTGTCACTGTCACTGCACCTCGTGGATGTGGGAGGGACGCCGGAACGGTCCGGGTGGGGTTCAGCGCTCGTAGGCGGCGAGCTTCTTGGCGAGCAGCTCGGCGAAGGCGGACTCGCGCAGCAGCGGCAGGGTGCCGGGCGACTCGAAGGTGTGGGTCTCGGTGGAGGCGGCCATCCGGCCCCAGTCGGCCTCGGGGCGCGCGGCGTTCTCGGCGAGCTGGAAGACGGTGATCTCGCCGCCGTACCGGCGGGGCTCGTAGTGCTCCTGGGCGAAGATGCCGGCGGCCCAGACGGCCTGGCGCCAGTGCAGGTCGGCGGGGTCGACGCCGGCGTCCAGCCAGGCGATCTCGACCATGCCGTCCATCACGCGCTGCTGCTCGGCGACGAGGTCGGCGACCTCGAACCGGCTGCGCAGCGAGGCGAGGCGGAAGTTGTAGAGCTCGTTGAGGCCCCAGGCCGGGTCCAGCTCGGTGCTGCCGGGCGGCATGCTGTTGATGACGGCGAGGACGGCGACCTGCTGGCCGTCCTGCTCCAGCTGGCGGGCGATCTCGTACGCGATCCGGCCGCCGGCGCAGGGACCGACGAACAGGTAGGGCCCCTCGGGCTGGACCTCGCGGATCTCGCGCAGGTAGCGCGCGGCCATCTCGACGATGGACAGCGACGGCCGCTCCCGGGTCCACATGCCGACCATCTCCAGGCCGTACGCGGGGCGGTCGCCGCGGAAGCCGTCGACCAGGTCGGCCATGAAGCGGACGTTGCCGGTGCCCCAGTGGAAGCAGAACACCGGGGTGCCGGTGCCCTCGGTGACGAACGGGACGAGCGTGCGGGCGGCCTCCGTCTCCAGCGGGCTGAGCCCGGTCTCCCAGACGCTGGTGAAGTCGGGGTCGGCGGAGGCGGTGACCGCCTCCTCGCCGGCGCCGGCGGCGACGATGGCGTCGGCGATGGCGGCTGGCGTGCCGTTGGTCTGGAGGATGGCGGCGGGCAGTTCCAGGCCGCGCTTGCGGGCCTCGGAGACCACGTTGACCACGAGCAGCGAGTAGCCGCCGAGGTCGAAGAAGTCGTCGTCGGGGTTGACCTCGACGGCGAGCAGGTCCTCCCAGATCTCGCAGAGGATCCGGACGATCTCGTTGCGGGCGGGCGCCATGGGCGTCCCTTCTGTGGGTCGGGGTGGGTCGGGGTGGGGCGGTGGCTGCGGGTCAGCCGAGCGCGTGGGCGGGCTCCGGGCGGCGGCTGGTCAGCCCGGTGAGGATCCCGCCGAGTTCGAAGCTCTCCGGTGATCCGGGCGGGGTGAAGGAGGAGACGAGCAGGTCGATGACCGCCTGCGGGCGCAGCAGGTCGATGCCCTGCCGGGCGAGCCGGTCGAGGTCCGCGCGCCTCAGGTGGGAGTAGTAGCCGACCAGGTCGGCGTTCTGCGGCCGGTCGGTCCAGCGGCCGAGGGCCTCGGCCTCCGCGACGGCGCTCAGGACCAGGCCGGTGGCCCGGTCGCGCTGGGCCCACATGTTCTCCAGCACCGAGCGGTCGTAGTCGAGCGGGGCCGTGCTGACGGACATGATGTCGCCCGCGTCCCAGTTCTCGTCGACCCGGTGCAGGGTGAATCCGGCCTCCGTCTCGCCGTGCAGCATGGCCCGGGCGAAGGTCAGCACCCCCCGGTACTGCGGCAGGACTCCGGGGTGCAGGTTCGCGAAGAGCGGCCTGGCTCCGGGCTCCGGGATGAAGTGGGAGATGAGCGGTGCGCGGAACTTCTGGTAGCACCGCACCGAGAAGCCGACCCGGACGTCCTCGGCGGCGAGTGAGGCGATGAAGCCGGGGTCGTTGACGTCGTCGACCGAGCGGACCCGGGCCCGGCCGCGGTGGAGCTTGGCGATGCCGGCGGGCGACAGGTAGGTGCCGTGGAGCGGGGCGGGCAGGCTGTCGAGGTACGGGTACACGTAGCCGCCCAGCAGGGTGCGCTCGTACTGGAACAGTTCCCGGAGCTCGGGTTCGGCGTCGGGGTTGGGCTGTTGCCCGGTGAAGTAGAGGTACGGGGTGTGACCCGCCTCCAGCACTCCCCTGAGCGCCTGGTTGACGATCAGGTGGGAGGTGATGTCGTTGCCGACGAAGAACGCTACCCGCATCGGGATCTCCTGGTGAGCGGCCGGCTGGACCGGGGGCCGTCAGCTGTCGGCGAGGTGTGCGGCCACCGCCGCGACGGCGCTGTGGGCATTGGCGAGGTTGGTCTCGAAGGAGTTGGTGTAGAAGTGCACGCCGCGGGTGAGCGGCCCGATGTACAGGGCGCGGTCGGAGGGCGACCCGTCGCGGCCGATGACCCGCATGGTGTCGAAGTCGACGTCGATGCCACCGAGCGGGTGCGGGCGGATGTCGCCGCGCATCAGCATGTTCTGGATCAGTGAGGAGTCGCTGCGGTCCAGGGCGAAGCCGGTTCCGGTCGCGTTGACCAGGTACCGCACCTCGCGGGCGAACGGCTCGCCGGCCTGGGCTCCCTCCATCCGGAACAGTTCCCGGTCCTCGTCGTAGGAGACCGCGGTGAGTCCGGTGAGGGCCTCGAAGGCCCCGTCCTCGGCCATGTCGAGCAGTCGCCGCGCGTTGTCCAGCGGCATGCAGTGGCGGAACATCGACCAGATCGACAGGTGGTCGCGGACGAAGGACTCCCGGGCGGCCGGCGACATGGCGCGCCACACCAGCGGGATGACCTCGGAGGTCGCGTCGAGGATGGAGTACCAGAGCGTCTGGCCGTTCTCGGCGAGCCGGACGTCGCGCGCGAGGGTGCCGGTGAAGGAGGCGTCCGGCTCGGCGAGCACGCGCGT
The window above is part of the Kitasatospora sp. HUAS MG31 genome. Proteins encoded here:
- a CDS encoding thioesterase domain-containing protein, which gives rise to MAPARNEIVRILCEIWEDLLAVEVNPDDDFFDLGGYSLLVVNVVSEARKRGLELPAAILQTNGTPAAIADAIVAAGAGEEAVTASADPDFTSVWETGLSPLETEAARTLVPFVTEGTGTPVFCFHWGTGNVRFMADLVDGFRGDRPAYGLEMVGMWTRERPSLSIVEMAARYLREIREVQPEGPYLFVGPCAGGRIAYEIARQLEQDGQQVAVLAVINSMPPGSTELDPAWGLNELYNFRLASLRSRFEVADLVAEQQRVMDGMVEIAWLDAGVDPADLHWRQAVWAAGIFAQEHYEPRRYGGEITVFQLAENAARPEADWGRMAASTETHTFESPGTLPLLRESAFAELLAKKLAAYER
- a CDS encoding amino acid adenylation domain-containing protein, yielding MNAVPATDPRPHLSTATSLPELFRRVAAARADAPAVHDDGRTLSYTELDVASDRLAGLLVRDGVRPGDLVGLLLERSADIPVGILAVMKAGAAYVPLDPTYPQERLRYMVADAGITTLVGRADQAADRGLTGVRVVAPYSDEADLPVPPGLDLSGDEPAYVIYTSGSTGNPKGCVVTHRNVLELLRGALPLFEVGPEDRWALFHSFSFDVSVWEFWASMATGATAVTVPLRIAQSPTDFLDLLAAQKVTVLGQVPSVFRSLAMAYENADRPELALRYLVFAGESIDLDTVGAFLKAYPGTAPTAVNMYGPTETTVYATHRVLTGTDFDGAVRSPIGAGLPHLGLEIRDEDLEPLADGETGELLIAGSGVAVGYLNRPELTAERFVTLDGPAGPRRYYRTGDLARKLPDGSFEYLGRNDQQVKLRGFRIELGEVEAALRTHELVRDAAVTVVTTLAGAQFFVACVVMADDAPEKPAAVLRQHAMAVLPRYMVPDRYQVVPELPLTGSGKLDRRAVHTLATPRPASARPAAG
- a CDS encoding GH1 family beta-glucosidase; translation: MANRHDLPLGFRWGASTAAYQIEGAVDEDGRGRSVWDTFCERPGAVRDGHTGAVACDHYHRYPEDIALMRDLGLDGYRFSIAWPRVLPTGSGPVNPRGLAFYDRLVDALLAAGITPVPTLFHWDLPQALEDDGGWLNRDTAHRFAEYTAVVADRLGDRVPAWITLNEPFVHMVYGYALGIHAPGRTLLLDALPTAHHQLLGHGLAAAVLRERGLEVMIANNLTPVRPASDDPADVEAATAYDALHNRLFTDPLLRGSYPDLSAFGVTEDLGGAVRPGDLKLIAEPGLDGLGVNYYNPTLIAAPTDPGLPFAEAPIEGVPRTAFGWPVVPDGLRELLVHLHEVYGEALPPVTITENGCSVADEPEDGRIHDRARIDYLDGHLRAVAAAVEQGVDVRGYFTWSLLDNFEWAEGYHQRFGLVHVDFETQARTPKASYAWYRDLIAAHRGRSAA
- a CDS encoding MFS transporter — its product is MTSNTIAGAVRTWAAQLVPERGPARRLAVLTVVQSIGFGLFLSSSAIFFRSTVGLTAGQVGLGLSAAGLAGLLLTVPIGRLADRHGARLPLLGCYAALAVLFAGYCGVGGFTGFVVLAALISICETSSHPLRMALTHEVFSADQRVRVSAQMRSLFNLGFMLGAAIAGGALAVGTRSAFYAAMLLTAAAHAGCALITSRLPRRAAAAAGTAEPERTPRSGLRDGRFVSLALLCGVLELYQPILTVALPLWIISRTGAPSPVNSLLLVLDTVLVIAFQVAASRGAETGMGAARMLRRSGLLLAGCCLVFALTQGASAAVAVPLLLIGTAVLVLGELSQAAGSWGLSLHLPPPGKQGEYQGVFALGRGLQQTAGPYLVTVLAVGQGRLGWIALAGLLLAAGLACPPLARSAERLHAGPAPQPAA
- a CDS encoding formyltransferase family protein is translated as MRVAFFVGNDITSHLIVNQALRGVLEAGHTPYLYFTGQQPNPDAEPELRELFQYERTLLGGYVYPYLDSLPAPLHGTYLSPAGIAKLHRGRARVRSVDDVNDPGFIASLAAEDVRVGFSVRCYQKFRAPLISHFIPEPGARPLFANLHPGVLPQYRGVLTFARAMLHGETEAGFTLHRVDENWDAGDIMSVSTAPLDYDRSVLENMWAQRDRATGLVLSAVAEAEALGRWTDRPQNADLVGYYSHLRRADLDRLARQGIDLLRPQAVIDLLVSSFTPPGSPESFELGGILTGLTSRRPEPAHALG
- a CDS encoding amino acid adenylation domain-containing protein encodes the protein MLPNPSWNATSAPYPQGESIHGIVQRIAATSPEAPCLVHGDRTVDYGLLDRASDAYAAELAARGIGRGDLVPIRLPRSTELVAAVLAVLKLGAAYALIDGGWPATRVQDVLTQLDAKLLVAADPVDLPVPVPLWSPPAGGLAAVDGRAGAGFRAEAVDGGDPACVFFTSGTTGRPKGVVTPHRATVRLFRPGGFARFDSDTVMPQAAPVPWDGYSLELWSVLLNGGTSLIVDEPYLSPDLLRGAVAERGADTVWLTSSLFNMIVDEDPDALLGLRQVMIGGERVSAPHVRRFLERQPDTALINGYGPVESTVFATTHRIAPEDCDRPNGIPIGSPAPDTQIHILDGDRPCVVGEVGELCIAGDGLALRYLGRPELTAEKFTEVLVDGQPVRVYRTGDLAAWDEDGLLHYRGRADRQVKIRGHRIEPAEVERQIEDLLTPVRRCVVLAVRDGAGTCRALAAFAQPHRGGDPLDGALDTLRPHLVHYHLPEHLVPVADFPLTSNGKLDEHALLALLPDAAEPVATGPATPSGDPLTDLVAETFAAVLGLPAAPVDAAFTSLGGTSLGAGRICARLAAALERPVPVSGLVRNPTALALADWLRRTEPDGAPQAAADTPAELPLTSVQAGFLTRHLLDPEDRTGHCLAAWVVDGPLDGAALDLALADVHHRHQALDSRYLPGRGRTSSVPGGTTAPRAAHQPSTPTVQSALIAARAALSAPLDPVEGRLWHAVVAPTDAGPTVLAYAVHHIAFDGWSESVLAADLATAYTARRAGRAPTWAPVPTAAEAWSIRAAHLDAADLDAQREAAAAALRGVPDLTFPGIPDQGRPRVRRVEIDLAADQLAGLDRAADAAGLTRFAVLLTCYGRALVESTGQDDFAVGVPVAQRIDTRIEPVVGCHIGMVAVRLSGAALAEDTAVAVAESGRRIRQALSCQDVGLDEVVRAVNPPRSARAPLFQTILALQDNVPARLELGDARTGFRRLPYLGIPAELQTEIWPTPGGGLRIVVNSLSTAVPADFARGLAKTLADLVRTL